The following are from one region of the Myxococcales bacterium genome:
- the argH gene encoding argininosuccinate lyase, which translates to MKHTPPETKAAGGRGARFSQAMDPAAAALNASIDFDRRLLRDDVRGSQAHARMLAQVGLISEDDASTIARGLEEAAQEIADGLVALDPALEDIHMNLEHRLTQLVGEPGRRLHTARSRNDQVSTDLKLYTLRSIAALVADLDRTRLALVRKARTHAADLMPGYTHLQRAQAVTLGHHLMAYAEMLRRDRGRLLDAARRAAECPLGAGALAGSSLPVDRNATAHSLGFEAGPTHNSLDTVSDRDFAAEVAFSCALMLVHFSRLGEELVLWSTTEFGFVQLGEGHCSGSSLMPQKRNPDIAELLRAKPARVIGDVVALLTISKGITLAYNKDLQEAQEPLYDAIETAQLVLAVAPRLIADLTFNTARMHEAAQDPALGATDLAEFLVREAHVPFRRAHEIVGAFVRHAESRGVPLRDVPEAELSEIAPELTPAALGALAPAQAVAARTLTGGPAPSRVLAEVERLEQELVALGYEI; encoded by the coding sequence ATGAAACACACACCACCCGAGACGAAGGCCGCAGGAGGCCGGGGCGCCCGGTTCTCGCAGGCCATGGATCCGGCGGCAGCCGCTTTGAACGCCAGCATCGACTTCGATCGGCGCCTCCTGCGCGACGACGTCCGGGGCAGCCAGGCGCACGCCCGCATGCTGGCGCAGGTGGGGCTCATTTCGGAAGACGACGCGTCGACCATCGCCCGGGGCCTCGAAGAGGCGGCCCAGGAGATCGCAGACGGCTTGGTGGCGCTGGACCCGGCGCTCGAGGACATCCACATGAACCTCGAACACCGCTTGACCCAGCTCGTGGGGGAGCCCGGCCGGCGCCTTCACACGGCCCGCAGCCGCAACGACCAGGTGTCGACGGACCTCAAGCTCTACACGTTGCGGTCCATCGCCGCCCTGGTGGCAGATCTGGATCGCACCCGCCTGGCCTTGGTGCGTAAGGCGCGCACCCACGCGGCCGACCTCATGCCCGGTTACACCCATCTCCAAAGAGCCCAGGCCGTGACCCTGGGCCACCACCTCATGGCCTATGCGGAAATGTTGCGCCGCGATCGGGGTCGCTTGCTCGACGCCGCCCGCCGCGCGGCCGAGTGCCCCCTGGGGGCGGGCGCCTTGGCGGGCTCGAGCCTGCCGGTGGACCGCAACGCAACGGCGCACAGCCTGGGCTTCGAGGCCGGGCCCACCCACAACAGCCTCGACACCGTATCGGACAGAGACTTCGCGGCCGAGGTGGCGTTTTCGTGCGCGCTCATGCTCGTGCACTTCTCCCGTCTTGGTGAGGAGCTGGTGCTGTGGTCCACGACGGAGTTCGGGTTCGTGCAGCTGGGCGAAGGGCACTGCTCCGGAAGTTCGCTCATGCCGCAGAAGCGAAACCCCGATATCGCGGAGCTTCTGCGCGCCAAACCGGCACGGGTGATAGGCGACGTGGTGGCGTTGCTGACCATCTCGAAGGGCATCACGCTGGCCTACAACAAAGACCTGCAGGAGGCGCAAGAGCCCCTTTACGACGCGATCGAAACGGCCCAGCTGGTGCTGGCCGTGGCGCCGCGGCTGATCGCGGATCTGACATTCAATACGGCCCGCATGCACGAGGCCGCACAAGATCCTGCGCTGGGTGCCACCGACCTGGCAGAGTTTTTGGTCCGCGAAGCGCACGTTCCCTTTCGGCGCGCCCATGAAATCGTGGGGGCGTTCGTGCGCCATGCCGAGAGCCGGGGCGTGCCCCTGCGCGACGTTCCAGAGGCCGAGCTTTCTGAGATCGCCCCGGAGCTTACTCCCGCCGCCCTCGGGGCCCTGGCGCCCGCACAAGCGGTGGCCGCCCGTACACTGACGGGTGGCCCCGCCCCAAGCCGCGTTCTGGCCGAGGTGGAGAGACTCGAGCAAGAGCTCGTGGCTCTCGGTTACGAGATCTGA
- a CDS encoding DedA family protein, whose amino-acid sequence MTTGTELSPDVAALPAKRPPLHRRLYNWVLAWADSKHAGWALFLIAFAESSFFPVPPDVLLIALVLGSHREAWRFAGICLAGSVLGGVAGYGIGMGFWEATQAYFFKIPGLTPAAFDKMAERYESWGIAIVFLAAFTPIPYKLITISAGVFKVSFLPFLAGSVVGRGGRFFLVAGLLYFYGPRIRPYIDKHFEKLALLFGALMVGGFVALKYLR is encoded by the coding sequence ATGACGACTGGAACCGAGCTTTCACCCGACGTTGCTGCCCTGCCCGCGAAGCGGCCGCCCCTGCACCGACGCCTCTACAACTGGGTGCTGGCCTGGGCGGACTCGAAACACGCTGGGTGGGCGCTCTTCTTGATCGCGTTCGCCGAATCGAGTTTTTTTCCGGTGCCGCCCGACGTGCTTCTGATCGCGCTGGTCTTGGGAAGTCACCGCGAGGCGTGGCGTTTTGCGGGCATCTGCCTCGCCGGCTCCGTGCTGGGCGGCGTGGCTGGGTACGGCATCGGCATGGGTTTTTGGGAAGCGACGCAGGCTTACTTCTTCAAGATCCCGGGGCTGACGCCCGCTGCCTTCGACAAGATGGCCGAGCGCTACGAATCCTGGGGTATCGCCATCGTCTTTCTGGCGGCGTTTACGCCCATTCCCTACAAGCTCATCACGATCTCGGCGGGTGTCTTCAAGGTCAGCTTCTTGCCGTTTTTGGCGGGCTCGGTCGTGGGTCGGGGCGGGCGGTTTTTCCTGGTGGCTGGTTTGCTCTACTTCTACGGGCCTCGCATTCGGCCGTACATCGACAAGCACTTCGAGAAGCTCGCGCTGCTGTTCGGCGCGCTGATGGTCGGGGGCTTCGTGGCGCTCAAGTATCTGCGCTAA